From a region of the Erythrobacter neustonensis genome:
- a CDS encoding UrcA family protein yields MRFVFPLIALATIAAPAAAEKVSTVRVDYADVDVASNEGRAALETRLESRLRKACTFEGTARYTFSRDAVDSKCLADARLAARAEIDRVVAAAARSGREVAAN; encoded by the coding sequence ATGCGTTTCGTTTTTCCGCTGATCGCGCTTGCCACCATCGCCGCACCCGCTGCGGCTGAAAAAGTCAGCACTGTCCGGGTCGACTATGCCGACGTCGACGTGGCCTCGAACGAAGGGCGCGCTGCGCTGGAAACGCGGCTTGAAAGCCGTTTGCGCAAGGCCTGCACCTTCGAAGGCACCGCACGCTACACCTTCAGCCGCGATGCGGTGGACAGCAAGTGCCTGGCCGATGCCCGCCTCGCAGCACGCGCCGAAATCGATCGCGTGGTCGCGGCGGCAGCGCGCAGTGGCCGCGAAGTTGCCGCCAACTGA
- a CDS encoding class I adenylate-forming enzyme family protein → MTHFDPQAALAEPFGNFPEILMQWSRVKGDALALIDDHREVYWAELVGLVERLATRLVETGLQRGQSVAILGTSSVEYALVFLAAVRAGGVAAPLTTSASAEQLEGMARDSGAIHLFIDAAKAAELGPDFMADLVRIPLDSIGQWMAPPGARAPEFAPAPSDPFNIIYSSGTTGIPKGIVHAHGMRWRQFAPTALSYLNAGIAVRSLASTPLYSNTTMVAFLPVLLAGGCVRVMGKFDCARWLGYAEADRTTITMLVPVQYQRLMDFADFGNFDLSALRLKYCTSAPFSAELKREVLSRMPGGLIEIYSMTEGGVVCLLPAHEFPDKLHTVGRPAPGSELKVLGDDDREVPPGTPGNMVGRSQTMMSGYKNQPGKTAEAQWIDPATGEAWMRMGDIGRVDADGFVELVGRAKDMIISGGFNIYPSDLEAELLKEPEVAEAAVVGVASRSWGETPVGFVVLRGDREPGSVLAAVNARLGKTQRLSALHRIDEMPRSHIGKLLKTDLREMAEQLGSGG, encoded by the coding sequence ATGACCCACTTCGATCCGCAAGCCGCGCTTGCCGAACCCTTCGGCAATTTCCCCGAGATCCTGATGCAATGGTCGCGCGTGAAGGGCGACGCGCTGGCGCTGATCGACGATCACCGCGAGGTTTACTGGGCCGAACTTGTCGGCCTCGTCGAACGGCTGGCGACGCGATTGGTGGAAACCGGATTGCAGCGCGGGCAATCGGTCGCGATCCTCGGCACATCGAGCGTGGAATATGCGCTGGTGTTTCTTGCCGCCGTGCGCGCGGGCGGGGTCGCCGCACCACTCACCACCAGTGCGAGCGCGGAGCAGCTTGAAGGCATGGCGCGCGATTCGGGCGCGATCCACCTGTTCATCGACGCGGCAAAGGCGGCGGAGCTGGGGCCGGATTTCATGGCCGATCTGGTCCGCATTCCGCTCGACAGCATCGGCCAGTGGATGGCGCCTCCGGGCGCGCGCGCACCGGAGTTTGCGCCCGCACCGTCCGATCCATTCAACATCATCTATTCATCGGGTACCACCGGCATTCCCAAGGGTATCGTGCATGCGCACGGAATGCGCTGGCGGCAGTTCGCGCCGACTGCGCTCAGCTATCTCAATGCCGGCATCGCGGTGCGCTCGCTGGCATCGACGCCGCTTTATTCGAACACCACGATGGTGGCCTTCCTGCCGGTGCTGCTGGCGGGCGGATGCGTGCGGGTGATGGGCAAGTTCGACTGCGCGCGCTGGCTCGGCTATGCTGAAGCCGACCGCACCACGATCACCATGCTGGTGCCGGTGCAATACCAGCGGCTGATGGATTTTGCGGATTTCGGCAATTTCGATCTGTCGGCGCTCAGGCTCAAATACTGCACGTCGGCGCCCTTCTCCGCCGAGCTGAAGCGCGAGGTTCTGAGCCGGATGCCGGGCGGGCTGATCGAGATCTATTCGATGACCGAAGGCGGCGTGGTCTGCCTGCTGCCCGCGCACGAATTTCCCGACAAGCTCCACACCGTGGGCCGCCCCGCACCGGGCAGCGAATTGAAGGTGCTGGGCGATGACGACCGCGAAGTCCCACCCGGCACGCCGGGCAATATGGTCGGGCGCAGCCAGACCATGATGAGCGGCTACAAGAACCAGCCCGGCAAGACCGCCGAAGCGCAGTGGATCGATCCTGCAACGGGCGAGGCTTGGATGCGGATGGGCGATATCGGCCGGGTCGATGCCGATGGCTTCGTCGAGCTGGTGGGCCGCGCCAAGGACATGATCATCTCGGGCGGGTTCAATATCTACCCGAGCGATCTCGAGGCCGAATTGCTCAAGGAGCCCGAGGTGGCCGAGGCGGCGGTCGTGGGTGTCGCTTCGCGCAGCTGGGGGGAGACGCCGGTGGGCTTCGTGGTGCTGCGCGGTGACCGCGAGCCCGGATCCGTGCTCGCCGCAGTCAACGCCCGGCTCGGCAAGACGCAGCGGCTCTCCGCACTGCACAGGATCGACGAGATGCCGCGCAGCCATATCGGCAAGCTGCTCAAGACCGACCTGCGCGAAATGGCCGAGCAGCTGGGTTCAGGCGGATAA
- a CDS encoding YceI family protein, whose amino-acid sequence MTDSAWTLDPTASRLGYVSIKAGEVAENNRFDTLSGKVATDGTASVDVSLASVNTGVAVRNERMRDVFFAVADNPTATITAKLDPARFGGLMVGQTVSRPLQASVTIKGASADIVTEVLVTRTGEDRVMVLSAAPVIISTDMFGLTDELGELRALAQLPSITPAVPVTFTLVFTRG is encoded by the coding sequence GTGACCGACAGCGCCTGGACGCTCGATCCCACCGCCTCGCGGCTTGGCTATGTCTCGATCAAGGCGGGAGAGGTTGCCGAAAACAATCGCTTCGATACGCTGTCGGGCAAGGTCGCTACGGATGGCACTGCCAGCGTCGATGTGTCGCTGGCCTCGGTCAACACCGGAGTTGCGGTCCGCAACGAGCGAATGCGCGATGTGTTCTTTGCGGTTGCCGACAATCCGACCGCGACGATCACCGCAAAGCTTGATCCGGCACGGTTCGGCGGGCTGATGGTTGGGCAGACGGTCAGCCGACCGTTGCAGGCGAGTGTCACGATCAAGGGCGCTTCTGCCGACATCGTGACAGAGGTGCTGGTGACCCGCACGGGCGAGGACCGCGTGATGGTGCTCTCCGCTGCGCCGGTCATCATTTCGACCGACATGTTCGGGCTGACGGACGAACTAGGCGAATTGCGCGCGCTGGCGCAATTGCCGTCGATCACGCCGGCCGTCCCGGTAACCTTTACGCTGGTATTTACCCGCGGCTGA
- the guaA gene encoding glutamine-hydrolyzing GMP synthase, whose protein sequence is MSAHPSEALAGHSAVSESILIVDFGSQVTQLIARRVREAGVYSEIAPFTQAEAAFHRMKPKGIILSGSPASVPADGSPRAPQALFDAGVPILGICYGQQVMTHQLGGEVKPGHETGEGGEFGRAFLTVTAECALFNGLWEVGTRHQVWMSHGDKVTQFAPGFEIVATSDGAPFAVIADEARKFYGTQFHPEVVHTPDGARLIANFVRHVCGLAGDWTMAEFRQTKIAEIRAQVGDKRVICGLSGGVDSAVAAVLIHEAIGDQLTCVFVDHGLMRMNEAEQVVTLFRDHYNIPLVHVEAEELFLGGLAGLTDPEAKRKFIGKTFIDVFEAEARKIGGADFLAQGTLYPDVIESVSFTGGPSVTIKSHHNVGGLPERMNMQLVEPLRELFKDEVRDLGRELGLPDAFVGRHPFPGPGLAIRIPGEVTKERCDILRKADAVYLEEIRNAGLYDAIWQAFAVLLPVKTVGVMGDGRTYDSVCALRAVTSTDGMTADVFPYDAGFLTRVATRIVNEVKGINRVVYDYTSKPPGTIEWE, encoded by the coding sequence ATGAGCGCGCACCCCTCCGAGGCCCTTGCGGGCCATTCCGCCGTCTCCGAGTCGATCCTGATCGTCGATTTCGGTTCGCAAGTGACCCAGCTGATTGCCCGGCGGGTGCGCGAGGCCGGTGTCTATTCCGAGATCGCGCCGTTCACGCAGGCCGAAGCCGCCTTCCACCGGATGAAGCCCAAGGGCATTATCCTGTCAGGCTCGCCTGCCAGCGTTCCTGCCGACGGATCGCCGCGCGCGCCGCAAGCCCTGTTCGATGCGGGCGTGCCGATCCTCGGGATATGCTACGGTCAACAGGTGATGACCCACCAGCTTGGCGGCGAGGTCAAGCCGGGCCACGAAACCGGCGAAGGCGGCGAATTCGGCCGCGCGTTCCTGACTGTCACCGCCGAATGCGCGCTATTCAACGGGTTGTGGGAGGTCGGGACACGGCATCAGGTCTGGATGAGCCACGGCGACAAGGTTACGCAATTTGCCCCCGGCTTCGAGATTGTCGCCACCTCCGATGGCGCGCCCTTCGCGGTGATCGCGGACGAGGCGCGCAAGTTCTACGGCACCCAGTTCCACCCCGAGGTGGTCCACACCCCCGATGGCGCGCGCCTGATCGCCAACTTCGTGCGTCACGTCTGCGGGCTAGCAGGCGACTGGACGATGGCCGAATTCCGCCAGACCAAGATCGCCGAAATCCGTGCGCAGGTGGGCGACAAGCGGGTGATCTGCGGTCTTTCGGGCGGGGTCGATTCGGCGGTGGCTGCGGTGCTGATCCACGAGGCGATCGGCGACCAGCTGACCTGCGTCTTCGTCGACCACGGGCTGATGCGCATGAACGAGGCCGAGCAGGTCGTCACCCTGTTCCGCGATCACTACAACATCCCGCTGGTGCATGTGGAGGCCGAAGAGCTGTTCCTCGGCGGGCTTGCTGGGCTCACCGACCCCGAAGCCAAGCGCAAGTTCATCGGCAAGACCTTCATCGACGTCTTCGAGGCCGAAGCCAGAAAGATCGGCGGCGCGGATTTTCTTGCGCAGGGCACGCTTTACCCTGACGTCATCGAAAGCGTCAGCTTCACCGGCGGGCCCAGCGTCACGATCAAAAGCCACCACAATGTCGGCGGCCTGCCCGAACGCATGAACATGCAACTGGTCGAGCCTCTGCGCGAATTGTTCAAGGACGAGGTGCGCGATCTGGGCCGCGAACTGGGCCTGCCCGATGCCTTCGTCGGCCGGCATCCTTTCCCCGGGCCGGGCCTTGCGATCCGCATTCCGGGCGAGGTCACCAAGGAACGCTGCGATATCCTGCGCAAGGCCGATGCGGTCTATCTCGAGGAAATCCGCAACGCCGGGCTGTATGACGCGATCTGGCAGGCCTTTGCCGTGCTGCTGCCGGTCAAGACCGTCGGCGTGATGGGCGACGGGCGCACTTACGATTCGGTCTGCGCGCTGCGGGCGGTAACGTCGACCGACGGGATGACCGCCGATGTCTTCCCCTATGATGCCGGCTTCCTGACCCGCGTGGCCACCCGTATCGTCAACGAGGTCAAGGGCATCAACCGCGTGGTCTACGACTACACGTCGAAGCCCCCGGGCACGATCGAGTGGGAATGA